tagcgaaatgctagtgctttagctccgacagtgcagtaatatctaacaagtaatatctaacaaattacacagcatatacccaatacacacacatctaagaaggaatgaattaagactatatacatatggatgagcgatgtcagAGTGgaatggactaagatacagtgaaTAGTTTAGTACAACAGTCTATACATATGAGAactaatgcaagatatgtaagcattattaagtgaatgacataccgtagaatagtatagaaagcagtatatacacatgagatgagtaatgccagatatgtaaagaTTATTCACTGACTAAGATaccatagtatagaatacagtatataagtatgagatgagtaacaccagatatgtaaacattattagagtGAGTAGTGTTCCATTTCTTAAAGTGACCACTGattcctagtctatgcctataggcagcagcctctaatgtgctagtgatggctgtttaacctctctgggctcggtgggacgaaatcgtcccacctacgtaacagccagtggaatcctgtggcgcgttattcaaataccttagaaatgctattacttcaatttctcaaacatatgactattttacaccattttaaagacaagactctcgttaatctaaccacactgtccgatttcaaaaaggcttcaaaaaggcttttttttagattatgtcagcagagtacccagccagaaataatcagacacccatttttcaagctagcatataatgtcacataaacccaaaccacagctaaatgcagcactaacctttgatgatcttcatcagatgacacacctaggacattatgttatacaatacatgcatgttttgttcaatcaagttcatatttatatcaaaaatctgctttttacattagcatgtgacgttcagaactagcataccacaTGCAAACTTCCAGTGagtttactcacgataaacgttcacaaaaagcataacaattattttaagaattatagatacagaactcctctatgcacttgctatgtccgattttaaaatagcttttcggtgaaagcagattttgcaatattctcagtagatagcccggcatcacagggctagctatttagacacccaccaagtttagccctcaccaaagtcagatttaatataagaaaaatgttattacctttgctgttcttcgtcagaatgcactcccaggacttctacttcaataacaaatgttcgtttggttcaaaataatccatagttatgttcaaatatcctctgttttgttcgtgcgttcaagtcactatccgaagtgtaaagaagggtcacgagcatggcgcaattcgtgacaaaaaatgtctaaatattccattactgtacttcgaagcatgtcaaccgctgtttaaaatcaatttttatgctatttttctcgtaaaaaagcgataatattccgaccgggaatctgtgttttagtacaaagagagagaaaataaaaacatggggtcgcctcgtgcacgcgcctcagtctcattgtcctttgatagaccacttaccaaaggcgctaatgtttttcagccaggggctgccttgacatcattcagctttttcccgggttctatgggagccgtagtaagtgtcacgttacagcaaagatcctaagttttcaataaaaagagtcaagaagcccaaggaatggtcagagagggcacttcctgtacagaatcttctcaggtttttgcctgccatatgagttctgttatactcacagacaccattcaaacagttttacaaactttagggtgttttctatccaaagccaataattatatgcatattctagtttctggacagtagtaataaccagattaaatcgggtacgttttttatccgaccgtgtaaatactgccccctagccctaacaggttaacagtctgatggctttaagatagaagatgtttttcagtctcttggtcccagctttgatgcacatgtactgacctcgccttctggatgatagcggggtgaacaggcagtggctcgggtggttgatgtccttgatgatccttttggccttcctgtgacatcgggtgctataggtgtcctggagggtgggTAGCTTGACCCTGgcaatgcgttgggcagaccgcagcACCCTccggagagccttgtggttgcgggtggtgcagtaCCAGGCATCTGTAAAATGTtgagagggttttaggtgacaagccaaatttctttagccacctgaggttgaagaggctctgttgcatattcttcaccacactgtctgtgtgggtggtccatttcagtttatcagtgatgtgtacaccaaggaacttgaagctttccaccttctccactgcggtctcgTCGATGTAGAAAAGGGGGTatgccctctgctgtttcctgaagtccacgatttcctgtttcctgaagtcctttgttttgttgatgttgagtgagaggttcttTTCCAGGCACCAcgctcccagagccctcaccttatctctgtaggctgtctcgtcatcgttggtaatcaagcctattactgttgtgtcatctgcaaacttgatgattgagttggaggcgtgcttggccacgcagtcatgggtgaacagggagtacaggaggggctgagcacgcacccttgtggggctccaGTGTGGAGGATCAGTGAAttggaggtgatgtttcctaccttcaccagggccacccatcaggaagtccatgacccagttgcacattgcagggttcagacccagggctttgagcttaacctgttatggctagggggcagtattttcacagccggataaaaaacgtacccgatttaatctgattattactcctgcccagaaacgagaatatgcatataattattagctttggatagaaaacactccaaagtttctaaaactgtttgaatggtgtctgtgagtataacagaactcatttggcaggccaaaacctgagacgattccatgcaggaagtgccctgtctgacaatttcttgcccttcttgattatctctatccattacagaggatctctgctgtaacgtgacacagaagtcgccagaacgttgaatgatgactttgcaggccatggctgaaaaacagtagcgcatttggtaagtggtcgatctgagaacaatgagacaggtttgcgcgtgcacatgaagagtccattttagattttgagtctttgaacggaaaggacgtctcccggtcggaatattatcgcttttttacgagaaaaatcggataaaaattgattttaaacagcgtttgacatgcttcgaagtacggtaatggaatattttgattttttttgtcacgatacgcgtccgcgcgtcacccttcgttacccttcggatagtgtcttgaacgcacgaacaaaacgccgctatttggatataactatggattatttggaaccaaaccaacatttgttgttgaagtagaagtcctgggagtgcattctgacgaagaacagcaaaggtaatccaatttttcttatagtaaatctgagtttggtgagtaccaaacttggtgggtgtcaaattagctagcccgtgatggcgagctatctactcagaatattgcaaaatgtgctttcaccgaaaagctattttaaaatcggacaccgcgattgcataaaggagttctgtatctataattctttaaataattgttatgttttttgtgaacgtttatcgtgagtaatttagtaaattcaccggaagtgttcggtgggaatgctagttctgaacgtcacatgctaatgtaaatagctggtttttgatataaatatgtacttgattgaacaaaacatgcatgtattgtataacataatgtcctaggagtgtcatctgatgaagatcatcaaaggttagtgctgcatttagctgtggttttggtttttgtgacattatatgctagcttgaaaaatgggtgtctgattatttctggctgggtactctgctgacataatgtaatgtttttctttcgttgtaaagcctttttgaaatcggacagtttggttagataaaggagagtcttgtctttaaaatggtgtaaaatagtcatatgtttgaaaaatggaagttttcggctttcgaggagtttgtatttcgcgccacgccttatcattggatattggagtggtgttccgctagcggaacgtctagatgtaagaggttaatgtttTTAGCACATAGAAACCCATTGAATTACAGATTCATACATTGAAAAACTGATAGTCAAAAAATGTATCTGAAGAAAGATTGTTTTAAAGTGTCTGACCCATATTTAGCACCCTTTTTTGGCACTAAACTACTTCTATACAGTACTTCCATTATTATTTTTAACTGGTACCGGGCTACcatcagacgagtcttgtgaggcttgtgggcgtcctagaacaaaacaaacgacatgtgtgtttgtgagagtctcaccttatTACGCtcacatattagtgtgtagcccaaactgttctgaCGCTACAGACTGAAATTTGCAGATCGGCAcggacttcagacgagtcccgtgatgtttgtgggggtcatagagcaaaacggaaAACATCATCTCGTTCGTGACACTGGTTTACCAGACACCCCTGCAAGGGGGATATTAGTGAACAAATGACATGATCAAGGGTACGATGGCGCCAGTGCAATGAGTGTATCTTACTCAGGGGTTCAAAAGCTCATATCAGACTGAGAGCCTAATGCTTCTTATGTAGTTCTTTATGAGTTTTAGTTTAGAAAACGATCTCTCTGCAGAAGCGATAGTTACAGGGATGGTAAAAACAGCTTGATTGCAGTAGCAACATCAGGGAAACCATATAAGGGAAAAAATATGAACTGCAGAGGAAGTTCTGGGGACAGGTCATCTAGATACTGGACAGCCAATGAATTGGCAGATGCAAACGATAATTATATTTAGCAAACAACAGTTCTCGacagattcaacaacaaaaaagcagtTTGTGATTTCTATTCATACTGGTGAACCGGCGTTTGAGTTGTGTGGTTGCAATATCAGCAGTCTCTTATCTCTGgtaaacactatatatacagaagtatgtagacaccccctCAAAtgtgtggattcagctatttcagccacacgatAGGTAATTCCAAATTAAAAGTAAACTTGCAACAATATAAACAAAATGCTTACCTAGCAGGAGGACCCAGAGAAACTGcgttgagagccagtttcatcatagtgcttgatggtttttgcattttactgaccttcatgtcttaaagtactgATGGACTGtggtttctttttgcttatttatatatatatatatttttttttaatgtaaactAAACTTTTTGTAACACATTCTTAAAtacctgttcttgccataatatggacttggtcttttaccaaatagggctatcttctgtataccgaccctaccttgtcacaaaacaactaattggctcaaacgcattaagaaggaaagaaattccacaaattcacttttaataaacaaattaggcacatttgggcagtcttgatacattttgaacagaaattcaatggttcattggcgttgcacatacactgctgccatctagtggccaaaaactaaattgcacctgggctggaatagtaCAGTAAatgatggcctttctcttgcatttcaaagatgatggtacaaaaaaaacagttggttttttctttgtattagtttttaccagatctaatgtgttatattcttctacattcctttcacatttccacaaacgtcaaagtgtttcctttctcATGGTACCAGGAATATGCATATCTttacttcagggcctgagctacaggcagttagatttaggTATGTCACTTTAGGCTAAAATAGAaaaaaaaggggtggatccttaagaggtttaattaagatttgtattttatttacaatgacggcctaccaaaaggcaaaaggcgtcctgcggggatgggggttTCGGATTTAAAATtcaaataaattaaattaaaatataggacaaaacacacatcacgacaagagagacaacactacataaagagagacctaagacgacaacatagcatggcagcaacacattacaacacagcatggtagcaacacaacatgacaaaaacatggtagcaacacaacatggtagcagcacaaaacagggtacaaacattgttgggcacagacaacagtacaaagggcaagaaggtagagacaacaatacattacGCAAAGCAGACAAAACTGTCAGtatgagtgtccatgattgagtctttgaatgaagagattgagataaaactgtccagtttgagtgtttgttgcaactTGTTcctgtcgctagctgcagcgaactgaaaagacgagctacccagggatgtgtgtgctttggggacctttaacagaatgtgactggcagaacgggtgttgtatgtggaagatgagggctgcagtagatatctcagataggggggtgggacctaagagggttttataaataagcatcaaccagtgggtcttgcgacgggcatacagagatgaccagtttacagaagagtatagagtgcagtgatgtgtcctataaggagcattggtagcaaatctgatggccgaaaggtaaagaacatctagccgctcaagagcacccttacctgccgatctataaattacgtctctgtaatctagcatgggtaggatggtcatctgaatcagggttagtttggcagcttgggtgaaagaggagcgattacgatagaggaaatcaTGTcgagatttaactttagcctgcagcttttaaatgtactgagagaaggacagtgtaccgtctagccaaactcccaagtacttgtatgaggtgactacctcaagctctaaaaccttagaggtagtaatcacacctgtggggagaggttCATGATGTTGGTTGAGAGAAggcctagagtgtgcaaagctgtcattaagtcaaagggtggctcctttgaagaatctcaaatataaaatatattttgatttgtttaacacttttttgcttaatacatgattcctttgtgttacttcatagttttgatgtcttcactactattctgaaatgtaaaaataaagaaaaggaaatagtaaaaataaagaaaaacccttgaatgagtaggtctgtctaaacttttgacttgtactgtacatACAATACGTACATACGTACACATACATAACGCAATAGAAATACCGACATACAGTATTCACATAGACAACGATaaagcacaacacaacacaatatgagCCTGGTTCATTTTCAGTAATGAGGCCCTGTACCCCATTTACAGTTTCTACTTCAATGTATCAGGTGGAGTTATTCACCAGCTATAGAgtgagttgttgtttatgtttctaAGACTGCAGGGTTGGAGATGCAACAATGTCCTTGAGAACAGCAGGAAGTGTGCTGGTGGTCTTTCTCTTGTCTGTAGCAGGTATGGTCTCATTGATaacttgatatgtttgtcaatcTACAGACATTTGTAAAATGTGAAAATTACATTTGCATTTTATTATTCTGGTGTGCTCTGATAGGCGTCTCCACTTCACTTTAAATAGTTAAGCATCACTCAGTGAGGTGTGAAAGATATCTCTGGTTTCCAATCACACTGAAATCAGCAACTATGGCAACAAAGTGTGGACAAACCATGCTGTCAGTGTGAGCCAATAGACCTTGACTTAATGTAATTCCCTTGTTTTCTGTGACTGTTTAGTGTTTCTGGGGCTGAATGGCTGGAGTGTGACATACACCACACAGAGTATTTGTGCcttgaaggggtcaacagtgAAGCTGACCTGTTCTTACACATATCGCATTGGTCATAAAGTCACAACAACCTTCTGGTTCACTAAATGGGGGACTAGTGCAGAACCTGAAGATCTGGGTCGGGACCCAGAGTATGCAGGTCGTCTGGAGTATCATGGGGATAAGGAGAAAGACTGTACCCTGAGAATcaaagacctgagagagagagactcagctgAGTATAAGTTCAGATTTAAAACAGATCAGAACGGGAAATATATTGGcagtcctggagtcactctgtctgtcacaggtacagttacaTTCAATAAAGCTAAACTGTTGAATTCCATTTAGATTGGGAAAATTGTCTAGGTTTGTGTTTATGTCTGTATAACAAAGGATTTCCTCCATCTTTGTATTAGAGTGATaagtcagtgataaagggatTTACAGTGATATTGTTTTTTCTCCAGGTCTTCAGGTGAAGGTGACTGGTGGACATCAGGATAAGACACTGACCTGTAtcaccacctgtactctgactggtaaccccacctacatctggtacaagaacggaCACAAAGTAAAGGAGGACACTTCCAGCCTGTACTCAGACTACTTTAGTGATGCAGACAGTTACTCCTGTGCTGTAAAAGGCCGTGAGGATCtccactctcctgcagtgtgtgagtcTGGACTTTTTCATATAAATGCAATTTTCTTCAGGTTGTGAGacttatgtgtcacgtcctgaccagtaaaaggtgtCATTTGTAattatagttggtcagggcgtggcagggggttgtttgttttgtgtgtttttttttttttggttctaggggtttttggttctagttttctatttctatgtttattttttctatgtgtggccaagtatggcttccaatcagaggcaggtgtcttttgttgtctctgattggaagccatacttaggcagcctgtttttcctgtgtctttgtgggtggttattttctgtatagcctgtgtgccttatggaactgtttcatcatctgtttattttgttttgagtgttctttcaaataaagaagaaagatgagcactatacccgctgcatgttggtctgtcccttacgatGCCTGTGACATTATGTCAATTAATCAATGAATATTGATCATTATTTCATAATTATGGTTTTCACTACTGTCAACTATTTAACTGGTTTTCTTCTACTTTATAAACAACATCAGTGTATGCTGGTAGATATTGTAATTTAAGATTTATATACGGTGTTCTGTTGTCTTCTTGCATTTCAGGTCagaagtgttggagtgtgacttaCACCCGTCAGAGTATCTGTGCTAtgaaggggtcaacagtggaCATACTCTGCTCTTACACATATCCCAGTTATCATGAGATCAAAAAAGCTTTCTGGTTTACTAAATGGGAGTCTGGTAAGGATCCTGAAGATCTGAGCTCAGTGCCAGGGTATGAGGGTCATATAGAGTACCTTGGGGATAAGGAGAGTGACTGTACCCTGAGAATCCCAGACCTGAGATTGAGTGACTCTGCTGGGTACAGGTTCAGATTCATAACATCTGGAGAAAGGTTTGCTGGCTCACCTGTCTCCCTGACTGTCACAGGTAATCAGTCACACATCTCACATCTATGACACATACaatttaagtcggaagtttacatacacttaggctggagtcattaaaactagtttttcaaccactcccaaatttcttgttaacaaactatagttttgacaagtcggttaggacatctactttgtgcaacatgtcaagacatcagtcaggaagttaaatttggtcgcaaatgggtcttccaaatggacaatgacgccaagcatacttccaaagtcatggcaaaatagcttaaggacaacaaattcaaggtattggagtggccatcacaaagccctgacctcaatcctctagaaaatttgtgggcagaactgaaaaagcaaggaggcctacaaacctgactcagttataccagctctgtcaggaggaatgggccaaaattcacccaacttattgtgggaagcttgtggaaggctacacgaaacgtttgacaaaagttaaacaatgtaacagtaatgctaccaaatactaattgagtgtatgtaaacttctgacccactgggaatgtgatgaaataaataaaagcggaAATAtaacactctctactattattctgacatttcacattcttaaaattaagtggtgatcctaactgacctaagacagagagcttttactaggattaaatgtcaggaattgcgaaaaactgagtttaaatgtatttggctaaggtgtatgtaaacttccgacttcaactctagaTAGCTGTAATGTGAGTGTGGTTTTGTATGTATGCTAATGCATATGATATGTGTACTTCAGTGTATAATGTGATTTTAACTATGCTTTTGTATGCTAATGAGAattttgtgtttttatttattctATGGAAGCCAGGACTTCCTGGAAAACAGTGGATTTATTACAGAGttgactatcctggctaaataaaTCGAAATAAATGTATTAAATGACTGCAATTAAGGGCAGTTATACAGACATGTAGTGGTATGTAACATAAAAAAACAAGTGTAGTACTTCACATATGAGGACATAAATAGGAGGAGAATAATAATTTGTTTCCTTTTACTCTAGATGTTGTGTTGGAGATGGATCCTACATCTGtgtcagagagggagaatgtCACACTGACATGTAGAACCAAATGTACACTGGACCCCATCACAGCCTACAGTTGGTATAAGAATGGACAGCCTATACCAAACAGCAACACCTACTCTCCTGTCTATAGCCTATTCTCAGTCAGCAGTGAGGATACAGGCAGATACTCCTGTGCTGTAGAAGGCCATGAGGATCTCCCCTCTGCTGAAGAGACTCTCACTGTCACATGTAAGAACATGGGGTTTAAACCTTTAGTTTGCTATATTAACATTGTAGTGAAAGATATTAGCTGTAAATGTAAACGCATATTTAAATCCACTGTTTTTTTACACCAGATAGCCCAAGGAAcacctcagtgtcagtcagtccctctggtgaaatactggagggcagttcagtgactctgacctgcagcagtgatgccaacccacctgtggacaaatacacctggtacaaGAAGAATGTAGCCTCACCAAAAGCATCAGGACAGAGTTACAGCATCACTAACATCAGctctgaggacagaggagaataCTACTGTGAGACCCAGAATGGAAGAGGATCTATGAACTCTACAGCTCTGATGATCATTGTAGCAGGTAAAGTTACATCTTCAATACTTCAATACAAA
This window of the Salmo salar unplaced genomic scaffold, Ssal_v3.1, whole genome shotgun sequence genome carries:
- the LOC106591278 gene encoding sialoadhesin isoform X3 gives rise to the protein MSLRTAGSVLVVFLLSVAVFLGLNGWSVTYTTQSICALKGSTVKLTCSYTYRIGHKVTTTFWFTKWGTSAEPEDLGRDPEYAGRLEYHGDKEKDCTLRIKDLRERDSAEYKFRFKTDQNGKYIGSPGVTLSVTGLQVKVTGGHQDKTLTCITTCTLTGNPTYIWYKNGHKVKEDTSSLYSDYFSDADSYSCAVKGREDLHSPAVCQKCWSVTYTRQSICAMKGSTVDILCSYTYPSYHEIKKAFWFTKWESGKDPEDLSSVPGYEGHIEYLGDKESDCTLRIPDLRLSDSAGYRFRFITSGERFAGSPVSLTVTDVVLEMDPTSVSERENVTLTCRTKCTLDPITAYSWYKNGQPIPNSNTYSPVYSLFSVSSEDTGRYSCAVEGHEDLPSAEETLTVTYSPRNTSVSVSPSGEILEGSSVTLTCSSDANPPVDKYTWYKKNVASPKASGQSYSITNISSEDRGEYYCETQNGRGSMNSTALMIIVAGKQTSILTAAVGIKVVVLVLILCLSGFMWFRESVLTVTRTQL
- the LOC106591278 gene encoding sialoadhesin isoform X1, which translates into the protein MVANIPPPAVMKLSGDWSTNWDTFRGEWEDYALATGLREKDDEVVAATLRTIMGTECRHVYKHNLNLTAAQQDCRVGDATMSLRTAGSVLVVFLLSVAVFLGLNGWSVTYTTQSICALKGSTVKLTCSYTYRIGHKVTTTFWFTKWGTSAEPEDLGRDPEYAGRLEYHGDKEKDCTLRIKDLRERDSAEYKFRFKTDQNGKYIGSPGVTLSVTGLQVKVTGGHQDKTLTCITTCTLTGNPTYIWYKNGHKVKEDTSSLYSDYFSDADSYSCAVKGREDLHSPAVCQKCWSVTYTRQSICAMKGSTVDILCSYTYPSYHEIKKAFWFTKWESGKDPEDLSSVPGYEGHIEYLGDKESDCTLRIPDLRLSDSAGYRFRFITSGERFAGSPVSLTVTDVVLEMDPTSVSERENVTLTCRTKCTLDPITAYSWYKNGQPIPNSNTYSPVYSLFSVSSEDTGRYSCAVEGHEDLPSAEETLTVTYSPRNTSVSVSPSGEILEGSSVTLTCSSDANPPVDKYTWYKKNVASPKASGQSYSITNISSEDRGEYYCETQNGRGSMNSTALMIIVAGKQTSILTAAVGIKVVVLVLILCLSGFMWFRESVLTVTRTQL
- the LOC106591278 gene encoding sialoadhesin isoform X2, coding for MVANIPPPAVMKLSGDWSTNWDTFRGEWEDYALATGLREKDDEVVAATLRTIMGTECRHVYKHNLNLTAAQQDCRVGDATMSLRTAGSVLVVFLLSVAVFLGLNGWSVTYTTQSICALKGSTVKLTCSYTYRIGHKVTTTFWFTKWGTSAEPEDLGRDPEYAGRLEYHGDKEKDCTLRIKDLRERDSAEYKFRFKTDQNGKYIGSPGVTLSVTGLQVKVTGGHQDKTLTCITTCTLTGNPTYIWYKNGHKVKEDTSSLYSDYFSDADSYSCAVKGREDLHSPAVCQKCWSVTYTRQSICAMKGSTVDILCSYTYPSYHEIKKAFWFTKWESGKDPEDLSSVPGYEGHIEYLGDKESDCTLRIPDLRLSDSAGYRFRFITSGERFAGSPVSLTVTDVVLEMDPTSVSERENVTLTCRTKCTLDPITAYSWYKNGQPIPNSNTYSPVYSLFSVSSEDTGRYSCAVEGHEDLPSAEETLTVTYSPRNTSVSVSPSGEILEGSSVTLTCSSDANPPVDKYTWYKKNVASPKASGQSYSITNISSEDRGEYYCETQNGRGSMNSTALMIIVAGKQTSILTAAVGIKVVVLVLILCLSGFMWFRM
- the LOC106591278 gene encoding sialoadhesin isoform X4, producing the protein MVANIPPPAVMKLSGDWSTNWDTFRGEWEDYALATGLREKDDEVVAATLRTIMGTECRHVYKHNLNLTAAQQGLQVKVTGGHQDKTLTCITTCTLTGNPTYIWYKNGHKVKEDTSSLYSDYFSDADSYSCAVKGREDLHSPAVCQKCWSVTYTRQSICAMKGSTVDILCSYTYPSYHEIKKAFWFTKWESGKDPEDLSSVPGYEGHIEYLGDKESDCTLRIPDLRLSDSAGYRFRFITSGERFAGSPVSLTVTDVVLEMDPTSVSERENVTLTCRTKCTLDPITAYSWYKNGQPIPNSNTYSPVYSLFSVSSEDTGRYSCAVEGHEDLPSAEETLTVTYSPRNTSVSVSPSGEILEGSSVTLTCSSDANPPVDKYTWYKKNVASPKASGQSYSITNISSEDRGEYYCETQNGRGSMNSTALMIIVAGKQTSILTAAVGIKVVVLVLILCLSGFMWFRESVLTVTRTQL